AGGCGTCGGGCAGGCCTTCGGGGTTCAGGAACTGCGGGAAGTAGATCTGCGCCACCGCGTCGCTGCGGATCCACCCCGTCTGGCTCTCGCCCGTGGCGACCTCGTACCAGCCGGCCTGCCTGCCCTTCATCGGCAGGACCGTGCGCCGGGCGACCCGGCCGATCTTCTCGGCGTCGTCCTTCGGCGCCGCGAGGATGTCCGCCTCGGGGGCGGTGACGATGACGTACTGCTCCGGCTGCGCAGCGCCCCCCCTGGCCTCGGGCGCGGGAGCGTACCCTTCCGCGGCGGGCGCCGCCGCCGGCAGGACGAGGGAGGCGGCGAGCAGGGCCGCCGCGAGCGGGAACCAGAGGGTCTTCATAGGGGCCTCCTTCGTTGAATTCAAGGGAAATCTTTGTCCGGGAGGGATGGTTGTCAAGGGGAGGGACCGGTGCGGCGCGCGGGTGTAGAATGAACGCGAAAGCCGCCGCCGTTGCCGGACGGCGCGCATCCTCCGGCGAAGAGGAGAGAGCCATGTCACACCGCAGCTCCGGTTCCGCCGCCGTGCTCGCATCGGCGCTCGCGCTCGCCTGCGCCGCCGTTCCCGTCCGTGCCGCGACGCTTGCGACCGCAGAGGCATCGTGGCAGGCGCCGGCGGGCGTCACGCTGTCGCTCGGCGCGGGCATCGGGGTGCTGGAGGGGACCGCCTTCGAGCGCTCCTACGCGCCCTGGCTGCGCGAGTTCAAGCTCAGCGAGCTGAAGTGGGACCTGAGCGACGTCGCCATGGCCGGCATCGAGGGCACGGCGACCATCGGCCGGTGGGTCCGCGTCGGCGGCACCTTCTGGGCGGCGGTGAGCGACGGCGACGGCGGGATGGTCGACCGCGACTGGCTGCTGCGGGACTCCACGGCGGACAACCAGTGGACCCACGAGTCGCGGCACCCCGACACCACGGTCGACAAGGGGTGGACGGGCGACGTCGACGTCGACGTCCGCGCCTTCTCGGCGGGCGCGCTGACGGTGCGCGGCGTCCTCGGCTACCGCCAGGACGTCTGGGAGTGGAGCGCGCGGGGCGGCACGTTCATCTACACGGTGGACGCGAACGGCGACGGGCTCATCGGCCCGGACGAGTTCCGCTCCCGCCGCGGTTCCTTCCCGGCCGGCCGGCTCGTCATCTCCTACCGGCAGGAGTACCGGGTGCCGTACCTGGGGGTGGTGTGCGACGGGGCGTTCGGGCCGGTGCAGGTGCAGGGCCGCCTGCTCTACGGCCCGTGGGTGAGCGCCGAGGACCACGACTTCCACGCCCTGCGCGCCACGACCTTCGACGGGGAGTTCACGGGCGGGGAGTGGCTCGGCACCGGCGTCGCCGGGACGTGGCACTTCGCGCCGCGGTGGTACGCCGTCGCGGGAGTGGAGTACGAGAAGTACGGCGAGCTCACCGGCGACGTGCTGGTCCGCTCCCCCGAGGGCGCCGCCCTCTACGAGGACGGCGGCGGCATGGAGCTGGAGACGGTCCTGGTGCGGCTCGGCGCCGGCTTCCGCTTCTAGCCCGCGGGGCGGCGCTAGGCCATCGCCTCCGGCCAGAGCGCGCGGGCGTCGTCGCGCAGGCGGTATTTCTGCACCTTGCCGCTGGCGGTCATCGGGTAGCCCTCGACGAAGGTCACGTACTTCGGGATCTTGTAGTGCGAGATCTTCCCGCGGCAGGCGTCGCGCACGTCCTCGGCCGTGAGCGCCGCGCCCTCCTTGAGCCGGATGAAGGCGCCGACCTCCTCGCCGTACTTGCGGCTGGCCACGCCGACGACCTGCACGTCGAGCACCCCGTCGATCCGCAGGAGGAACTCCTCGACCTCGCGCGGATAGACGTTCTCGCCGCCGCGGATGATCATGTCCTTGAGCCGGCCGGTGATCGCGAGGTAGCCGTCGGCGTCCATCGTGCCCAGGTCGCCGGAGTGCAGCCAGCCGTCGGCGTCGATGACCCGGGCGGTCTCCTCCGGCTGGTTGTAGTAGCCCTTCATCACGTTGTACCCGCGGCAGACGACCTCCCCGTGGGCGCCCGGCGCGCAGTCGGCGCCGGTCTCCGGGTCGACGGTCCTGACCTCGATGCCGGGCATGGCGCGCCCCACGGTCTCGGTGCGCCGGCGCAGGTCGTCGTCGACGCGCGTCTGCGTCAGCACCGGCGAGGCCTCCGTCAGCCCGTAGCAGATCGTGATCTCGCCCAGGTGCATCAGCTCGATCGCCTCGCGCATGGTCTTCACGGGGCAGGGGCTGCCGGCCATGATGCCCGAGCGCAGGGTGGAGAAGTCGAACTTGGCGAAGAGCGGGTGGTCGAGGATCGAGATGAACATCGTCGGCACGCCGTTGAGCGTCGTCGCGCGCTCCTTCTCGATCGCGACCATGACCTGCAGCGTGTCGAAGGTCTCGAGGATGATCATCGTGGAGGCGTGGCTCACCGCGGCCAGCACGCAGAGCACGCAGCCGAAGCAGTGGAAGAGCGGCACCGGAATGCAGACGCGGTCGGCGGCGGTCAGGCGCTGGTGCTCGCCGATCCAGAAGCCGTTGTTGAGGATGTTGTGGTGCGTGAGCATCACGCCCTTGGGGAAGCCCGTCGTCCCGGAGGTGTACTGCATGTTCACGACGTCGTGGGGCGACAGCTCCGCCTGCCGGGCGCGGTAGTCGGCGTGGCTGGTCATCGCCGCCAGCGCGAGCAGCTCCGGCATCGAGTAGAGGCCGCGGTGCTTCTCGGGGCCGAGGAAGAAGGCGCGCTTGAGGTGCGGGAAGCCCGGGGCGGCGAGCCGCCCGCGCTCGTGCTGGCGGATCTCCGGGACGACCTCGTGGAGCGTGGCGAGGTAGTCGATGTCGCGCCAGCCGCCGATGAGGAAGATGTTCTCGCACTCGGAGTGGCGCAGCAGGTACGAGAGCTCCGCGGAGCGGTAGTTGGTGTTCACGGTCAGGAGCACGGCGCCGATGCGCGCGGTCGCGAACTGGAGCACGACCCAGTGCGGCACGTTCGTCGCCCACACGGCGACCTTCTCGCCGCGGCGCACGCCGAGCGCCATCAGGCCCCTGGCCACGCGGTCGACGAGCGCGCCGAACTCCCGGTAGCTCCAGCGGACGTCGCGGTCGGCGTAGACGACGGCGTCGCCGTCGGGGTTCTTCGCGATCGCCTCGTCGAGCAGCGCGCCGAGCGTGATCTCGCGCAGGATCGGCCGGTCCACGCCCTTCGACCCCGCGGTCACTGCGGGAAGTAGAGCACGGCGTAGATCTCGGCCTTGCCCGGGCCGATCGCGCCGACGTGGTGGGGGACCACCGAGTTGTAGTAGATGCTGTCGCCCGGCCCCAGCTCGTGCCGCTCGGCGCCGTGGCGCACCTCGACGCGGCCGCTGTGAACCACGAGGAACTCCTCTCCCTCGTGCGAGGAGAGGGCGGGCGCGCCCTCCTCGGGGAGCAGCTCGATGAAGAACGGCTCCATGTGGCGGTCGGTCTTGCCGCGCCCGAGCGAGAAGTACCGCGTCGAGGCGGGCGAGCCCGAGCGGTCGTGCATCGAGAAGTCCTCGTGCCGCCCGGCGAGGCGCACGATCAGGGGGTCGGCGATCGCGTGGTCGTCGAGGAAGGTGCCGAGGCGCACGCCGAGCGCGCGGGAGATGCGCACCAGCGGCCCGAGCGTCGGATAGAGATCCTCCTCCTC
The sequence above is a segment of the bacterium genome. Coding sequences within it:
- a CDS encoding SH3 domain-containing protein, with protein sequence MKTLWFPLAAALLAASLVLPAAAPAAEGYAPAPEARGGAAQPEQYVIVTAPEADILAAPKDDAEKIGRVARRTVLPMKGRQAGWYEVATGESQTGWIRSDAVAQIYFPQFLNPEGLPDAWANSQPQYVPPGAYRYPGDWWGPYGYSWGGPWYGDPFWGGPYSYWPGPFWWGGGFGLRFDRRFDRRWDRDHDDFDRRGGGFRRPPRGRDWR
- a CDS encoding cupin domain-containing protein translates to MANAGLGARVRKYRELRQVGIAELAERTGLSPELLRAVEEEDLYPTLGPLVRISRALGVRLGTFLDDHAIADPLIVRLAGRHEDFSMHDRSGSPASTRYFSLGRGKTDRHMEPFFIELLPEEGAPALSSHEGEEFLVVHSGRVEVRHGAERHELGPGDSIYYNSVVPHHVGAIGPGKAEIYAVLYFPQ
- a CDS encoding omptin family outer membrane protease, which encodes MSHRSSGSAAVLASALALACAAVPVRAATLATAEASWQAPAGVTLSLGAGIGVLEGTAFERSYAPWLREFKLSELKWDLSDVAMAGIEGTATIGRWVRVGGTFWAAVSDGDGGMVDRDWLLRDSTADNQWTHESRHPDTTVDKGWTGDVDVDVRAFSAGALTVRGVLGYRQDVWEWSARGGTFIYTVDANGDGLIGPDEFRSRRGSFPAGRLVISYRQEYRVPYLGVVCDGAFGPVQVQGRLLYGPWVSAEDHDFHALRATTFDGEFTGGEWLGTGVAGTWHFAPRWYAVAGVEYEKYGELTGDVLVRSPEGAALYEDGGGMELETVLVRLGAGFRF
- a CDS encoding AMP-binding protein — translated: MDRPILREITLGALLDEAIAKNPDGDAVVYADRDVRWSYREFGALVDRVARGLMALGVRRGEKVAVWATNVPHWVVLQFATARIGAVLLTVNTNYRSAELSYLLRHSECENIFLIGGWRDIDYLATLHEVVPEIRQHERGRLAAPGFPHLKRAFFLGPEKHRGLYSMPELLALAAMTSHADYRARQAELSPHDVVNMQYTSGTTGFPKGVMLTHHNILNNGFWIGEHQRLTAADRVCIPVPLFHCFGCVLCVLAAVSHASTMIILETFDTLQVMVAIEKERATTLNGVPTMFISILDHPLFAKFDFSTLRSGIMAGSPCPVKTMREAIELMHLGEITICYGLTEASPVLTQTRVDDDLRRRTETVGRAMPGIEVRTVDPETGADCAPGAHGEVVCRGYNVMKGYYNQPEETARVIDADGWLHSGDLGTMDADGYLAITGRLKDMIIRGGENVYPREVEEFLLRIDGVLDVQVVGVASRKYGEEVGAFIRLKEGAALTAEDVRDACRGKISHYKIPKYVTFVEGYPMTASGKVQKYRLRDDARALWPEAMA